ATTCGGCTTCGACGGCCATCAGGGGATGGGGGTCGAACACCGTGACATCGACCGGTTGGACGACCTCGTAGCTCTCACCGTTCCCGTGTCGGAACTCGACGCGAACGTAGAGGGTGTGTTCGCCCGTCTCGCCGAGTTCGAGCGACTGGCGGTTCTGAAGGCTGTCGCCCGACCAGAGGCGTTTCTTCGGTTTCTCCTCGGCGACCACGTCGTCGCCGTCGGGGGTCCGACGGATTTCGACGCTCTCGACGAAGACGTTCCCGTCCCCATCGTCGACGTTCTCGACGTGCGTGGTCAGGGTGAAGTTCGACCCCACCTCCGGTTGGGTCTCGTTGAGTTCCGTCCGGACAGTCACCAGCGTCGGGGCGGCGGTCTGTGCGACGGCGGCGTCTACGGACGCGGCGTCTTCGGTCGGGGTAGCGTCCACTGCGTGGGGGACGACACCGGCACCGACCGCCGAGAGCAGGACCACGAGACAGGTGAACAGTTGGGTCTTCGTCATCTGGCCACTCTCCGGTCGGCCGCACAGTCAGTCCTCTGCGGTTCGGAGAGCGCGCTCGCGTTCGAAGATTGGAAGCGGCCGTCACCGGGCCGGACCTCGCGTGCCGGTCGTGAGCCGGTTTCGGCACCGCTACCACGTTGTCTGATTAAATACATTTCGTATACGTCCAGTCTCGATGCTATCATTAATAATCTTAGGATTCGACTCCGGACGTCACTGACCCGCAGAGGAACCGACGTTTCGAATCAAAACGGAGTCGCCATTCGAGGACAGTACTGCCGACGAGACGGGAGTCGGTGTGGACGGGAGTACTGGACTATGTGGAGACGGTGGGTACTCGACGGAGACGGACCTACTCCGGACTGATGGGCAGGTCGTACTCCCGCGCTCGCCGCCGAATCGCCTCGGCGTCGCCCGTCCGCAGTTCGCCGTCCTCGTAGACGACGTCGCCGTTCACCATCGTGAACTCCACGTCGTCGCCGTGGGCGGAGAAGACGAGGTGTGAGAACACGTCGTGGAGGGGAACGGCGCGAGTCACGTCTGTCGTCAGGCCCACGACGTCGGCCTTCCACCCCGGTCGGAGGCGGCCGACGTCGTCGAAGCCCGCCGCTTTCGCACCGTTCTCGGTCGCCATCTCGAAGACGAGTTGCGCGGGGGTCGTCGTCGGGTCGAGGTGTTCGACCTTCTGGAGCAGACTCGCCTGCCGCATCTCCGTGAAGGGGTCGAGCGTGTTGTTACAGGGCGGGCCGTCGTTGCCCAGCGCGACGTTGATGCCCCGGTCAACGTAGTCCACGATGGGTGCGATGCCCGACGCGAGTTTCATGTTCGAGGACGGGCAGTAGGTGACGTGCGTACCGGTCTCGGCCAGCACCTCGCGCTCGGACTCGTCGGTCCAGATGCAGTGGGCCAACACCACGTCCTCGCCGGTCAGACCCACTTCGTCCAGCCAGTGGATGTTCCGGCGGCCGGTCCGTTCCTCGACCGTCTCGACCTCGTCGCGGTTCTCGCTAGCGTGGGTGTGGATGCGCACGCCGTCGTACTCGTCGGCGAGTTCGCGCGACCCCCGCAGGCACTCCTCGGTGCAACTCACGGCGAAGCGCGGTGTGACCGCGTACTGGATGCGCCCGTCGTGCGTGTCGTGGTACTTCCGAATCAGGCGCTCGGTGTCGTCGAGTCCCTCTCGGGTCCCTTCCAGCAGACCGTCGGGCGACTCGGTGTCCATCAGCACCTTGCCCATCCGGGCGCGGATGCCCAACTCGCCCGCGGCCTCGAACGCCTCGTCGGCGTGGCGCACCGAGAGGTGGTCGATGGCGGTCGTGACGCCGGACTCGAGCAGTTCGAGGTAGCCCAGTTCCGCGGCGACTCGCATCCCCTCGGCGTCGAGCGACGACTCCATCGGCAGCACGTAGTCGAACAGCCAGTCCAGCAGGGCCGTGTCGTCGGCGATACCACGGCCGAGCGACTGGACGGAGTGGACGTGTCCGCCGACCACGCCCGGCGCGAGCAGGTCGTACTCCGCGCGCTCGTGTCCGGAGTAGGTCTCGACCAGTTCCTCGCGGTCGCCGACGGCGACTATCTCGTCGCCCTCCACGACCACCGCGCCGTCCTCGACCACTGTCTCGGCGTCCGCGACGACCGTTCCCTGTAGTAACATCCCGGCCCGACTATGGGGGAGTCTGTAAAATACCTGCTGATTTCCGCCCGTCGGCGACTCTCGGGTCGGTCCGCTTCGACCGACTCCTTCGTCTTCGACCCGCCGAAACGTCGGACCGATTCGGGGCTGGCTCCGGTGTCTGCTAGCGGACATCGAACGTTGTTCCCGTTCCGGACCTCTCGTCGCGGTCCGTTCGTTGGCCCGACTCGAAACCAAATTACTTAAACTTTGCATGAAGGAATCTCGGACTATCAGAATAGATGTTTCCCCGAAACACTACGTCAGTGAACCGCTGGCTCCAGAATCCTGCACTGCGTCGCTGGCTCGTTCGGATTCCGCTCGTTCTCAGTCTCGGCCTCGGACTGGCTGCACTCGTGGGGCACATTCTCTTTTCGGACGTCGTCGCCGGTGACTTTGAGGCCTACTATTACGGTACGAAGGCGGCTCTCGACGGGGACGCACTCTACTTGAACGAACAGTACTCCAGTCAACACGGCGAATTCATCTACCCGCCGGTGACGCTCCTCTACTTCGCCGTCTACACGCTATTCCCGTTCACCATCGCGTACGGTATTCAGTTGGTTGTCTCGCTCGTGGCCGCTAGCTACGCCGCGTGGGCGGCGGTCCAAACGATTCGGACCCACCGTTCGCTCTCTCGGACTGATTCGGTCCTCATCGGACTCTTCTTCCTGTTCTCGGCCTGCTCGCTCGCTGCCCTCTCGCTAGGGCAAATCAACCTCCTCCTGCTCGCGCTGCTCGTGTTCGGCTACCGACGACTCGCCGATAACGAGCAACTGGCCGCCGGGGCCTCCTTCGCCGTCGCCGCTATCCCGAAGCTGTTCCCCGGACTTCTCGGTCTCTACCTGCTCTCCCGCCGAGCGTGGCGGGCGGCACTCTCGGCCATCGCCGTCGGCGTGGGAGGGATGCTCGTCGGCGCCCTCGTCTTCGGTTACGGGTTGACCCAGAACTACTTCGTCTGGTTGGTAACCAACCGCGGTATCAAGACGGGGACGCTCTCTTCGGCGACGCCTCCCTCCGAGGACCTCTACATCGTCACGCTGATGCGGCCGCTCGCGAACATCTTCCCGTCGCTGGACGTTTCGGGCTACTTCGTCCTTTCTCTAGTGTTACTGCTTCCGGTCTGGGGATACGTCTACGCGGATGTGTCGGGGGTACGCGACGACCTCGTCGCGTTTCTCGCGACACTGGTCGTAATGGTGATTCTCGTCCCGCCTCAGCTAATCTACGGGGTGTTCATCTACTTCCCGCTCGTGGTACTTTACTACCTGACGCACGACCATCGCCGCCGCGCAATATTCGGGGTCTCGCTAGTCCTCATCAACGTCATATTCGTGCCGGAACAGTTCGCCACTGCGCTCCAAGCCCTCTCGCTTCCGTCGCCGTTCGTCGCCGACGTAATGGGAGTCGTTCGGCCGCTCCTCGGGTTCGCGTCGGTCCCGCTGCTCGGGTTTCTCGCGGCACTGCTGGGTTGCGTCGTCCATCGCGCGACGGCATGACGACCTCCACGTCGCGTCCGGTTGGATTCGGCACTTCGGTTCCGCCCGCCGCTACGTCTCTTCCACTCGCCACGTAAAGTCGACTCGAACACGTAGTTGACGACGAACCCAACTCCGATTCCGGCGACGTTCGCCAGCAGGTACCAAAGTCCGAACACATTGTGGAGTACGTGGAGTACCAACACCGCGACCCCGACTCCGCCGGTCCGGACCACGTTCGATTTCAGAAACCGACGGACGAGCGAACCGAACGAGCGGTCCACGCGAATACGTCACCGAGGTGGCGTCGGAGAACCGACTGGGGGGACGCTATCGTGGCGTCCGGATGACGACGCGACCCGACGCAGATGTCGACGTCCACCGTCTGTAGCGTGCGGACCAACTCCGCGAGCGACTCCGCGGCAGTGCTTCCGTCGGCGTCGGCGAACAGCACGATGTCCACGTCGGGAGACAGACTCTCGAACCCATCGACGATAGCGGCACCTTTCCCCCGCCGCGTCGCCGAGTGATTGACCGTCACGTCAAGGTCGTCGATTGGAACCTCGATATCGCCGTCGAGTTCAACCCGTATCTCCTCCGGAGCGAGTACCGAAGTGACCTCGACAATGTAGTCCCGAAGAATATCAGAATCGGGGTTGTAGGCAGGGATGACCAGTCCTACAGAGCAGTCGATACGTGTTCCGATAAAGACTACGAGTATAGTTATTTTGGCATATTACACGTCGTTCTTAGAACATCGCAGAGGGAACTGGGAAAAACTACCACGGTCGGGTCTCTCCTCCATTCCCGTCGGTTCGCGGTTCGATACCTCCTCACCCCGCTGGCGTGGCCGCTTTGAGGTCGTAGGTCACCCCGGTCAGGTCTTCGGAGACCTCCCAGAGTCGCTCCGCGCGCTCCCGGTCGTAGGAGACGTCGCTGGACTGCTGGACGCTCGGCGGTCCCCGCATGTTCATCAACCCGCCGGGACCGACGTACTCTCCGCCCTCGATTTGCGGGGCGGTGGCGGCGTACAGCATCGGGAGCGCGCCCTGCTCGGCCGACTGTGCGAGGACCGCGTTCGCGGCTTTCATCGCCCAGAGTCGGAGGGTCGACCCCGCCATCTCCGGACCGCGGCGCTGGAGGTTCGTGGCGGCGTACCCCGGGTGACAGGCCACGCTGGTCACGTCCGCGCTCGCGTCGTCGAGTCGGCGCTGGAGTTCGTAGGCGAACAGCACGTTCGCCAGCTTGCTCTGGGCGTAGGCGTTCCACTCGTCGTAGGCGTCCTCGTGCTGGAGGTCCGCGAAATCGATGTCGCCGTTCTCGTGGACGCCGCTGCTCTGGGTGACCACTCGGGTCTCGCCGGGCGTCTCGCGGAGTCGGTCGAGGAGCAGGCCGGTCAGCGCGAAGTGGCCGAGGTGGTTGACGCCGAACTGCATCTCGAACCCGTTCTCGGTCTCGCGCCGCGGAATCGCCATCACCCCCGCGTTGTTGCAGAGGACGTGCAACTCGTCGTGGGTGTCGCCGAACGACTCGGCGAACGACTCGACCGACGAGAGGTCGGCGAGGTCGAGTTCGGCCACTTCGAGCGACCCGCGGTGGCCGCCCTCCGTGTCCTCGCTCCGGAGTCGCCGCTTGGCGTCCTCGCCGCGGTCCTCGCTCCGGCAGGCCATGACGACGTGGGCACCTTTCCGGGCGAACGCGCGGGTCGCCTCGTAGCCCAGACCGCTGTTCGCGCCCGTGACGACGACGGTCCGGTCGTCCATCTCGGGCATCCGGTCCGCGGTCCACTCGCCGCGATTCGGTGACATGTGTCCGTGTAGGGTCGGCAGTCACTGAAAGGCATCGCCGCGGCAAGAACGCCTATAGCGATACGGTCCTCCGAGTCGAGTATGCCGGGCGACGATTCCGGGACGAGCGAGCGGGAACCGTCCGAAAGCGACTCGACCGCTCAGGACCTGACCGACGCCGAACGCGAGGCGCTCCACGAACTGCAGGTCGGCATCGAACACGTCCGCCGGGGGTACGGCCGCCTGCTCGACTGCCACCATCAGGTCGGCCGCGGGATGGACCGGTTCGACGCCGCGCGCGAGAAACTCCGCGAAGCGGGCCACGACGAACTCGCCGACGAACTCCGGGACAGCCACCTCCCCGCGGGCGCGGTCGGGGACCAGTGGACCTACCAACTGGTCGAGACCTTCGAGGCGGAGTTCCTCGCCACAGTCTCAGAGTTCGAGGCGTCTGTCCGCGAGCAGTTAGCCGACGGAGAGAACCACGTCACCGAGCGGAAGTGCCAGCGCGAGTGGCGCGACCGGGCCGACGGCGAGGACTGGCGGAAGGACTGAGACCCTACTCTCGGCGCTTCACGACGAACCCCCGACACTTCGGACAGACGACCACCGAGCGCTCCTCGAACGTCGCCCTGCAGAGCGTGCAGACGTAGTCCCCCTCGTCGCCGGTACGGCGTCGCTCGACGAGTCGGCTGAAAATTCTCACGGGAGTGCCGACGCGACGGACGGGGAAAGTGATTTCCGCCGGCCGCTGACCTGTTTGCCCGCTTGCGATTCTGACGCCACTGGCGACCATTGTCCCGACCCGCGGATTTTTGGCCGGTGAGAACTACCGTAGGACCGATGAGCGAACAGCGAGGCGACGACGGACCGCCGACCGACCGCGAGTCGCCGGTCGGCCAACCGGTCGTCCGCGGCGACGAGACGGTCACAGGACAGGACGCCGAGCAGGCCAAGGCGTTCGACCCGACCGACCCCGAGAGCGTCGCGGCGGCCGCCGAGACTGTCGGGAAGTTCGCCGAGAACACCGCCGGGGGCGAGGACAACGTGTATATGCTCCGGGGGGCGGCGGCGTGCGCCGCGCTCGTTCGCGGCGAAGGGTCGTACAAGGCCGCGGCCGAGCGCGCGGGCGGCGACGTGACGGTTGCGTTCATCCGGAAGTGGGCGCGCGTCCACGACCTGCCCCAGTCCATCCGTCGCTACGTCGCCATGGGGCACGTCGCGCCGACCGCGGCCAAGCACATCGCCCGCGTCGGCGGCGAGGAGCGCTTCCAACTCGCGTGGGCCGTCCTCGACGGTGACCTGACAGTCCGAGAGGTCCGGTCGGTCGCCAGCGAGGTCAACGGGGGCACTCCGGTCGAGGACGCGCTGGCCGACCACGGCGTAACGCCGGGCGAACTCACCGTCACGCTCCCGAACGACACCTACCGGGAACTCCGCCGGACCGCCGCGATGGAGGGACGGGACCCCGAGGAACTGGTCGCCGAGGCGCTGGACGAGAACCTCTCCTGAGCGTCGGGCACTACCGCAGGAACTCCGCCGCCGCGTCGGACAGCACTTCTCCCGCCGTCAGCACCTCCGCCCACGGAATCGTCTCGTCGGGGAAGTGGGCCTGCTCGATGGACCCCGGACCGAACATCACGGTCGGGATTCCGGCCTCGTTGTACCAGCGAGCGTCCGCGCCGTAGGTCGCTCCGCGGGAGTCGGCGTCGTCGAGTCCGTTCGCCGCCATCGCGCGCTGGACCGCCCCGACGACCGGTTCGTCGGCGTCGATTTCGGAGGCCTCGAACTGGACCGAGAACCGCTCGAACTCCGGCGGATGGTCGGTCAACCACTCGTCCTCGGCGACGAGTTCGGCGAGGCGCTGGTCGAAGGTCTCCTCGACCTCCGCCACCGTCTCGCCCGGCGCGACGCCGATTCGAAGCTCGGCCGTCAACTCGGCCGGAACCGACGACGCCCAACTGCCCGCCTCGACCCGGCCGACGACCACGGGCCACGGAACTGGGAAGTCCTCGTAGAGCGGATGGGTCACGCGCTCGCCGCGTTCGGTCTCCAACGCCGCGAACGCACGCCGAATCTCCTCGAAGTACGGGAGGACGTCCACGCCGCGCCACCGGGTCGCGGCGTGGGCCGACCGGCCGGTGAGGCGGAGGCGCTTCATCAGACTCCCCTCGGAGGCCGTGACGGGCCGGAGGTCGGTGGGTTCGGCGATTATCGCGGCGTCACGGTCGAAGGGATAGGGGTTCGACAGCGCGGCCGAGGCCGCGCCGATACCGCCCGCCTCCTCGCCGACGACGCTCTCGACCACGATTCGTCCGTCGAGGGACTCGTCGGTCGACGCTTCGAGGTGTTTCGCCGCGAAGACGCACGCCGCGAGACCGCACTTCATGTCGGCTGCCCCGCGCGCCGTGAGCGTCTCCTCGTCGCCGTCCCCGCGCCACGTCGGGTCGAACGGGTCGCTCGACCACGACTCGCGGGCGACCGGCACCACGTCCACGTGCCCGTTCAGCACGAGCGTGTGTCCGGCGTCGGGGTCGCCCATTTCGAGGACACCGCCGACGCTCGGCCGGTCCGCGACGGAAATCGCGTCGGGGTCGTCCGGGAACGAGGAGTGGGCGGCCAACTCTTCGGCGTCGGCGGTCCACTCGTAGGTCTCGAAGCCGAGTTCGTCGAGACGCTCTCGGACGTACGCCTGTGCGGGCGCTTCGTTCCGCTGGGTGGTGTCGAATCGGAGGAGTTCCTCGGCGAACTCCCGGAGGTCGTCGCCGCGTTCGCGGGCGAATTCGTTCATGCGCGAATCGACTGACGGGGTGCGGGTAAAGTTTCCGGGAAATAGTAAACGTTTAACCCTCGTCGCCCGCAAGCGAGAGTGAGGGCTGGTAGCTCAGTTAGGCAGAGCGTCTGGCTTTTAACCAGACGGTCAGGGGTTCAAATCCCTTCCAGCCCGCTACCTTTTGCGACGAGCACCACCGCGAGCGCCTCGTGCGCTCGTATCTCCGCGAGTCGTAATCGTACGAACGGTGAAGATTTGAACTCTGCAAGTCGCAGTCCCGGAAGCGCAACCCCGTGAGCATCCCGGAACGTCTTGCTCCGGTTCAAATCCCTTCCAGCCCGTTCTAACTACGACGAGCACCACCGCGAGCATCTCGTGGGCCGTACCTCTGGGGGTCCCACAGGACGACGCGAAAAGATTTGACCCCCGTCGACCGAATACTTATCAGCGAGGACGCAAAAGGAACGTTCATGGAAGATATCTTCGTCGGACGACTCATGTCGTCCCCCGTCGAGACGGTCTCACCGGACACCGAGGTTCACGTCGCGGCCGAGAAGATGATAGACGAGCGCATCGGGTCGGTCCTCGTCACGGACGACGAGGGCCAACTCGCCGGTATCCTGACCGCCACGGACTTCGTCCACATCGCCGCCGAACAGCGGTGGGCCGCCGACGCGACGGTTGAGACCTACATGACGACCGACGTGACGACGACGACGGCGAACGCCGAAATACGCGACGTCGCGGACACGATGATAGAACAGGGCTTTCACCACATGCCTGTCGTGGACGAGACCGAAGGCGTCGTCGGCATCATCACGACGACGGACATCACGGCGTACATGTCCCACGTTCAGACGCCGAGTCCGTCGTAATCGGCGCGTCGGCGGTTCCGGGTCGGTCTCCTGTCGCGGTCGAGTCGGTCGGCGACGAGCGTCGTTCACAGTCGCCGCAAAGTTTCGAGAATCGGACGAGCGGACGCTTCCGCGTCCTACGGTTCCCTCACGGAGTCGATTTTCATCAGCGGGTAGCCGTCCTCCATCTCCATCCGGGTGACGACTTCGACGCCCTCGTGGTCCACGACGATTTCGACCTCCATGAACCGGCCCGTGAGTTCCGTGTACCCGCCGGTCATCTCCGCCGCCAGTTTCTCGGTCAGAATATCGACGGTCACGCGCTCGCAGAACGGTTGGTTCTCGATGGCGTCCTCCATCGCGGTTTCGAGGCTGGGGGCGCTCTCGGGACTGACGGGCGTCCCGGCGAACTGGTGGTAGAGCGCACCGAACTTGATGCCCGCCTCGAAGCAGGCCGCGTCGCGGTCGGTGGGGTCCGAATCGGCGGGGCCGGTTCGTTCGGCGGAATCGGCGTCGCTGGAGTCCATAGTCGTGACCAAGCGGGCCTGCGAGAAAAGCCGCCCGGTCTGTGCGCCGGACCATCACGGAATACCTTTTAACGTCCAACACCTCATTCGCCCATGGACTATTCAGCGAATCTCGACAGAGCGATGGACGCGACACCCGACTTCGAAGAGCAGAGCGACCGATTCAGCTACCCCGACGCGGACGCCCAGAAGGACGGCGCGTTCACACGATTCACCAACTTGAGCGACGTCGCGGACGCGCTCGGCCGCGACACCGAACACATCCACAGCGCGCTCCAGCGCGAACTCGGGACCAACGGGAAACTCGAAGACGGTCGCGCCCGGTACAACGGGACCTTCTCGGGGTCCGACTTCGACGCCGCCCTCGAGAGCTACGTGCAGGAGTTCGTCCTCTGCTCGGAGTGCGGCCTGCCGGACACCCGCCTCGTCCGCGAGAACCGCAACCTGATGCTGCGGTGTGACGCCTGCGGAGCGTTCCGACCCGTCACCAAGCGGTCGAGTTCGACCCAGAACCAGAACCGCGACGCCGTCGAGGAGGGTGCCACCTACGAGGTCAAGATTACCGGCACCGGCCGAAAGGGCGACGGCGTGGCCGAGAAAGGCAAGTACACCATCTTCGTCCCCGGCGCACAGGAAGGCGACGTGGTGCAGATTTACATCAAGAACATCAGCGGGAATCTGGCGTTCGCGCGACTCGCCTGAAACTCTCTCGACTCGGTTCTCTTCCCGGTTCTTCTCCACGACCTCTTACTCCGTCAGCGGCAGAATAACGCCGAACACCAGCGGCGACAGGAGCGCGCCGAGCGTGCCGAGTATCTCCATATCGACGAACAGCGCGTTCTCCCACGCGGGGAGCGTGACGTGCATCGCCGCGGCGGCGAGTTCGGCACCCGCTCCGACCGCGAACAGCGTGATACTCAGCAGGAATCCGGCCTTCGTCAACCGCTGGTAGTTCAAGTCGCCGTATCGACCCATGTCGGCGAGGTAGCGTGTCGGTCGAGAAAAACGTTCCTGAACCTCCCGAACGCAAAACCCCTTTACACGCCGAGTTCGTCCGTCGGGGTGATGTACGAACTCCTGACGGAACTCGGGTCCGAGGTACTCGCGGTAGTCGCCTACGCTTTCGGAACCCTCGCGCTGTCGCTACTCGGTCTCTTCGCGGAGTACAACAGTCTCCAGCAACTCCTCGGCGGGGACAAAGTGCTCGCTGGCTGGTTCGCGGTCATGGGCATCGTCGCGCTCGCGTTCGCGGTGAACCTCGGGCGCGAGAAGCTGCTGCCGCAGCTCGCGGCGGACGACTGACCTGCGGAGGGCATCGACGTGACGCGCTCGGCCGGAGTCCGAGCGAATCGCACCTTACTTATCACCTGCTTCCCTCCCTTCAGTTGAATGGACGACCCAGTCCTGCTTACGGGCGCGGAAGGCCGCGTCGGGCAGGCCA
This portion of the Halorussus sp. MSC15.2 genome encodes:
- a CDS encoding 5'-deoxyadenosine deaminase, coding for MLLQGTVVADAETVVEDGAVVVEGDEIVAVGDREELVETYSGHERAEYDLLAPGVVGGHVHSVQSLGRGIADDTALLDWLFDYVLPMESSLDAEGMRVAAELGYLELLESGVTTAIDHLSVRHADEAFEAAGELGIRARMGKVLMDTESPDGLLEGTREGLDDTERLIRKYHDTHDGRIQYAVTPRFAVSCTEECLRGSRELADEYDGVRIHTHASENRDEVETVEERTGRRNIHWLDEVGLTGEDVVLAHCIWTDESEREVLAETGTHVTYCPSSNMKLASGIAPIVDYVDRGINVALGNDGPPCNNTLDPFTEMRQASLLQKVEHLDPTTTPAQLVFEMATENGAKAAGFDDVGRLRPGWKADVVGLTTDVTRAVPLHDVFSHLVFSAHGDDVEFTMVNGDVVYEDGELRTGDAEAIRRRAREYDLPISPE
- a CDS encoding glycosyltransferase family 87 protein — protein: MNEQYSSQHGEFIYPPVTLLYFAVYTLFPFTIAYGIQLVVSLVAASYAAWAAVQTIRTHRSLSRTDSVLIGLFFLFSACSLAALSLGQINLLLLALLVFGYRRLADNEQLAAGASFAVAAIPKLFPGLLGLYLLSRRAWRAALSAIAVGVGGMLVGALVFGYGLTQNYFVWLVTNRGIKTGTLSSATPPSEDLYIVTLMRPLANIFPSLDVSGYFVLSLVLLLPVWGYVYADVSGVRDDLVAFLATLVVMVILVPPQLIYGVFIYFPLVVLYYLTHDHRRRAIFGVSLVLINVIFVPEQFATALQALSLPSPFVADVMGVVRPLLGFASVPLLGFLAALLGCVVHRATA
- a CDS encoding glycosyltransferase, whose product is MLRDYIVEVTSVLAPEEIRVELDGDIEVPIDDLDVTVNHSATRRGKGAAIVDGFESLSPDVDIVLFADADGSTAAESLAELVRTLQTVDVDICVGSRRHPDATIASPQSVLRRHLGDVFAWTARSVRSSVGF
- a CDS encoding oxidoreductase; its protein translation is MSPNRGEWTADRMPEMDDRTVVVTGANSGLGYEATRAFARKGAHVVMACRSEDRGEDAKRRLRSEDTEGGHRGSLEVAELDLADLSSVESFAESFGDTHDELHVLCNNAGVMAIPRRETENGFEMQFGVNHLGHFALTGLLLDRLRETPGETRVVTQSSGVHENGDIDFADLQHEDAYDEWNAYAQSKLANVLFAYELQRRLDDASADVTSVACHPGYAATNLQRRGPEMAGSTLRLWAMKAANAVLAQSAEQGALPMLYAATAPQIEGGEYVGPGGLMNMRGPPSVQQSSDVSYDRERAERLWEVSEDLTGVTYDLKAATPAG
- a CDS encoding M20/M25/M40 family metallo-hydrolase; protein product: MNEFARERGDDLREFAEELLRFDTTQRNEAPAQAYVRERLDELGFETYEWTADAEELAAHSSFPDDPDAISVADRPSVGGVLEMGDPDAGHTLVLNGHVDVVPVARESWSSDPFDPTWRGDGDEETLTARGAADMKCGLAACVFAAKHLEASTDESLDGRIVVESVVGEEAGGIGAASAALSNPYPFDRDAAIIAEPTDLRPVTASEGSLMKRLRLTGRSAHAATRWRGVDVLPYFEEIRRAFAALETERGERVTHPLYEDFPVPWPVVVGRVEAGSWASSVPAELTAELRIGVAPGETVAEVEETFDQRLAELVAEDEWLTDHPPEFERFSVQFEASEIDADEPVVGAVQRAMAANGLDDADSRGATYGADARWYNEAGIPTVMFGPGSIEQAHFPDETIPWAEVLTAGEVLSDAAAEFLR
- a CDS encoding CBS domain-containing protein, with the translated sequence MEDIFVGRLMSSPVETVSPDTEVHVAAEKMIDERIGSVLVTDDEGQLAGILTATDFVHIAAEQRWAADATVETYMTTDVTTTTANAEIRDVADTMIEQGFHHMPVVDETEGVVGIITTTDITAYMSHVQTPSPS
- a CDS encoding dihydroneopterin aldolase family protein gives rise to the protein MDSSDADSAERTGPADSDPTDRDAACFEAGIKFGALYHQFAGTPVSPESAPSLETAMEDAIENQPFCERVTVDILTEKLAAEMTGGYTELTGRFMEVEIVVDHEGVEVVTRMEMEDGYPLMKIDSVREP
- a CDS encoding translation initiation factor IF-2 subunit beta, with protein sequence MDYSANLDRAMDATPDFEEQSDRFSYPDADAQKDGAFTRFTNLSDVADALGRDTEHIHSALQRELGTNGKLEDGRARYNGTFSGSDFDAALESYVQEFVLCSECGLPDTRLVRENRNLMLRCDACGAFRPVTKRSSSTQNQNRDAVEEGATYEVKITGTGRKGDGVAEKGKYTIFVPGAQEGDVVQIYIKNISGNLAFARLA